One region of Labrus mixtus chromosome 1, fLabMix1.1, whole genome shotgun sequence genomic DNA includes:
- the LOC132979370 gene encoding zinc finger protein OZF-like: MAGFKDLKELFSRRLLAAVIRDITEERTTSGYEEELHRQRKLLDVILTPEIKLQRTDVQQLLVSKEELPPEQQEWSHILDQEDTKPQHIKEEHEELWISQEEEQLQGLEEADTTKFPFTPVSVKSEDDEEKPQSSQLHQRQTEQMETGVDGEDCGGAEPERDSDPERRLQPETEVETEDSGEPETDDSHDWKETREDLSELNLKNKKLKAGKRQHSCSECGKRFNQKGNLTKHMLVHTGEKPFSCSVCSKSFTQRQHLTTHMLVHTGEKPFSCSVCSESFTHRQSLTRHKLFHTGEKPFSCSVCSKSFTRRGNLTTHMLVHTEEKSFSCSVCSKSFTQRGTLTTHMLVHTGEKSFSCSVCSKSFTQRGTLTTHMLVHTGEKAFSCSVCSKSFTVRGSLTTHMLVHTGEKPFSCSVCSKSFTVRGSLTTHMLVHTGEKPFSCSVCSKSFTRRQHLTTHMMIHTGERC, encoded by the exons ATGGCCGGGTTTAAGGATCTTAAAGAGTTATTCAGTCGACGGCTGCTCGCTGCGGTTATCAGAGATAtaacagaagaaagaacaacaaGTGGATACGAAGAGGAGCTCCACCGACAAAGAAAACTGCTGGATGTGATTTTAACTCCTGAAATCAAGCTACAGAGAACAG atgtccagcagctgttggtgagtaaagaagaacttccacctgagcagcaggagtggagccacattctggaccaggaggacactaagccccaacacattaaagaagaacatgaggaactgtggatcagtcaggaggaagaacagcttcaaggactggaggaggctgataccaccaagttccccttcactcctgtctctgtgaagagtgaagatgatgaagagaaacctcagtcctcacagcttcatcagagacaaactgaacagatggaaacaggagttgatggagaggactgtggaggagcagaaccagagagagactcagatccagagagacgtttacaaccagagactgaggtcGAGACTGAAGACTCTGGTGAAcctgagactgatgacagtCATGATTggaaagagacaagagaagatctgtcagaattaaacttgaaaaataagaaactaaagGCTGGTAAGAGACAACACAGCTGCTCggagtgtggtaaaagatttaaccagAAAGGGAATCTGACaaaacacatgttagttcatacaggagagaaacccttcagctgctctgtttgcagtaaaagctttacccaaagacaacatctgaccacacacatgttagttcatacaggagagaaacccttcagctgctctgtttgcagtgaAAGCTTTACCCATAGACAAAGTCTGACCAGACACAAGTTatttcatacaggagagaaacccttcagctgctctgtttgcagtaaaagctttacccgaaGAGGaaatctgaccacacacatgttagtgcATACAGAAGAGAAATCCTTCagttgctctgtttgcagtaaaagctttacccaaagaggaactctgaccacacacatgttagttcatacaggagagaaatccttcagctgctctgtttgcagtaaaagctttacccaaagaggaactctgaccacacacatgttagttcatacaggagagaaagccttcagctgctctgtttgcagtaaaagctttaccgtAAGAGGtagtctgaccacacacatgttagttcatacaggagagaaacccttcagctgctctgtttgcagtaaaagctttaccgtAAGAGGtagtctgaccacacacatgttagtgcatacaggagagaaacccttcagctgctctgtttgcagtaaaagctttacccgaagacaacatctgaccacacacatgatgattcacacaggagagagatgCTAA